The genomic window ttgaattctgaattgaaatttgtgtTTGTTTATTTAGCCTGACTACCTTCTCACTTTTCATTCCAGGAGACTACGATCTTGTCGTCAATTTTCGCGTACGATAtgtattacaattatttcgaaaatttagcCACCGTTCGCGTTTTCGTCGTTTATTGAGAATCTTTAAAAATCAGTCACGATATGACCGGAATTCgaatgtagaaaaataaaacatatgCAATCGGTTGTAAACCGTAATTTAATATTTGTGCAGAGAAAATgctgaatgtaaaaaaatatcataaacACTATACTTAATCACATGactcatttttattcacagtgtaatttcttttttccttatcGTATTTTTTGCACCTACTAAGTAATCAACATACTCAAAAGGATCAATATTTCGATGTTAAGTTTGGTTTATCGCTTCGCTGTCGTTTTCCTTGGTATATAAGCAGGTGTACGAATATAAGCTTACACGTCGGTAGTTTTATCAGCAGTAGCGGTTCTAGTCGGTTGGTTGCAACTACAACAAGGTGAAGTTCTCTTTTTCACGATCATTGTTAGCGATTTACCTCGAAGTAACCTTCTTTCTTCCAACTGAGAATTGACCAAGTAACCTTTTTTCATCGGGTCTTCGGCGCTAAACGATCACACTTGGCTCACGAtgaccgccctagttctactGGGTTTCGTTTCACTGGCTTCATTTTTCGTCGACTCTTCTGCCAgggaattgaaaatgattcagGTAATGTTTCGACACGGTGATCGGGCACCTACGACCGCCGTCAAGGAAATTTACCCCCTGGATCCTTACGCGAACGAAACCTGGTACCCGGAAGGCTGGGGCGGTCTGACAAACGTGAGTTTTTACTGATTTGTATATTACACCGGTCATCGACACGATTTTTGAGTCTGGGTTCTGGATGTAAAAggtttgatttcttctacgTAACCAATGAATACATCTTGGTGCAAACGtttacctttttcttttttcactcgtATTAGGTACCAAACAAAAACGTTAAGAGTTATTTATCGACGTAAAAAAGACAGAAACAAACTACTTTATAAGTAATAGATTGGCTGATTTCCTAGGTCGGAAAACGCCGGGCCTATGAACTTGGCCTCTTTTTGAGATCGAGGTACGGCGACTGGCTAGGGAATGAATACTTGAATCAAACGAGCCAATTTCGAAGCAGCAACGTCGACAGAGTGATCATGTCCGCTCAACTTTTGGCAGCGGGACTTTATCCGCCGCACAAAATTCAAAGGTCGGCCTAGGACACATGGTACAAGAATCGTCGGTTTATTGGAATGACGTGAATGATCGGTTCCAGGTGGGATCCGATGCTGAATTGGCAGCCGATACCGGTTCACCTTATTTCAGActcgaaaaatattctctACAGCCTCAAATTCACGTGTCCAAAGTACGAAGCGATGCGAAACGAGCTAGAAAACACGGACGAACATTTGGTGCGACGGGCCGAAAAttttaccgatttttttcaattcttgagCAGACACGTCGGCACGAAGGTCGGACAGCAGGAAGCCAACGAAATTTACGAACAACTTTACGCGGAGGTATGACGATTACTACTTTGATTCTTCATCCATTTTGCCTGTCGTTCTTCAGGTTTCGCATTCGTTTTTCAAAGATGGGCGAACACGTCAAGCTGCCCGAATGGACTGAggaaatatttccaaatgGCAAACTGAGGGACGTCGCCGGTTACGATTACGTCATTCAGTCTTACAACAAGTCGATGATCCAGCTGAACGGAGGTAGCTACGTCCAAAATGCCATTCTTCCTGGTGTTTCCGCTGCTTTGATCGTAACTCGCGTATTTTCAGGTCAGTGGATTCGCGAATGGTTGGAAAACGTGGATAACTATTTGAACGGTTCGTCGCTGAGCGGAAATCAAATTGGATATTTTTACGGCGGACACGAATACAACTTAGCTTCAATTCTGGCTGCTCTGGGAGTCTTCAAACCACACGTTCCGTACTACAGCAGCGCCGTGATATTCGAGCTTTCCAAAATCGATGACGAACATTTCGTTAAGGTCATTTTATGAGAATTATAGCTCCTTCCCGGCTCTTTGCAAAGCACTTGAGAACCGTTGATGAATACTTGCTCTTTCAGGTCCTCTACCGAAACAGGGGTAATCTTATGAAAATCCATCTTCCGGATTGCCAGAGTTTTCATTGCCCCCTGGATACGTTTCGCGAATTATATTCCGACGTGATCCTCGATGATCCGTATACCTATTGTTAACAGGTGGAAATTTTTCCCGGATACAGAAATTTGTccagtttgaatttttgttacgTTTAGTAAACGTAAGATTAGCATTATTGCAAAAACCCGAGGCGAAAAAATACTTTGCCTTGAATTTGCCTACTTTGCACAAgatattttatgtaaaaaaacgGGACGtttggaagttttttttttattttatcgtgaTGTACAGACAAAAGCACTTTCTAGTACTAGGACATGcgagtataatttttatactcggAAGGACTTTTTCTACTGCCGCAGAAACTATTAATTGACGTAGAAAACGCAGgcaaaaaatatgtgtaaacGATACTGGCATTACATAAGCATGTACGTCATTAGGTCGTTAATTAGCTGGAAGATAAAATGGTCTCGTTATCAGTTTCGTTAAAAATACATGCTGGTGATAGATTGCGCATACACTTTGAGTTATTTTTTTGACATATTTTCGACAGTTCTGGCAACAAGTTCTcggaatgaataaaaaagtttttaatacTTGTGAAATCACAGTATATTATTTAAAACGGCGAAGTATAAGATTGTAATAGTATTAATAGGCGTAGATCCGTGGATTGTTTgctatttgtaattttataccGACGCTAATAATATTCTAATAAACATATATGCATCGTGTGAAAACGATTTTCTAAACACATTGCACGTATGATATAAGTATTCTGATTTTACATACTCTATCTTGACTGTACTATTTATTAGTCATCCCTCTCAGCTTCGAAAAGTTTATTCAAATGATTATAACTCGAATGTAATATAGCTGGTAGTTATTAGTGAACCAGTTAGTACTTGAAATAATAAACGTTAAAGAAATTAATCAGTGGacgttcattttttcatatagaGACACGCGTGATGCTGCTTTAATTGTATACGGAGTTATGCAACGAGATGACCGTCTATCGGCGATTATCTAATAACCGTGAATGTAATTGGTTGGTCATTATTTTTAACTGCTTCTTTGGCTGGATAGAATTCCTGATCAAACACATTTGGTAGCCTCAATATTACAAAGGGGGGCAGGAATTCGCTGTTCGGTGGGATGCAAATCACTGCTTAGTTGGAGTTCACTAGTTGTAGGACTCGCTGCTGTGCACGGCCATAAAGTGTCAAGCCTCACGTTAAGtagataataaattatactctaaccgaatttgattgaaaagtcTGAGACTTGTTTCGACTTAACGATTGCAAAAGACTCGATTCGGGGCATACTCCTGGTTTCAAATTCAAGAGTGAAATGTCGAGTTCATCACTGCTGATTGTCATCTGGCTGACACTAGCCTGCACTCAGTCTTATGCCGAGGAGTTGAAATTGCTCCAGGTGATTTTCCGACACGGCGATCGAACGCCAGTGTACGCGATGCGGAACATATACCCGCTGGATCCGTACGTCAACGAGACCTGGTATCCGAACGGTTGGGACAGCCTGACCAAGGTAAAGTGGTTTTACAATTAGCCAAGCTCGAGTGTTGAGGATTTTTCAGCGAATCTTCATTGGGTTTTAGAGTGGAAAAATACGGGCTCACCAACTTGGCTTATTCTTACGCGAGAGGTACGGGAGCTTTCTTGGGGACGTTTACCTCAAGGACAAATTTGTGTTTCACAGTAGTAATACGCACAGGGCAATCCTAACGACCCAGCTCGTAGCTGCCGGACTTTTTCCCCCGACAGAAGTTGAGAGGTATTCGAAACGAAAACTCGGAAAGAGATTCGGCGAGCTCTGGATCACTTTGCATTCCTACCCTGCAGGTGGCATCCGACTCTTGACTGGCAACCGATACCCGTTTACTCGGACCCCGTAACATCGAGTTTTCTCTACATGTACTCCAAACAATGTCCCTTGTTCATTACACTGCGACGTGAGCTGGAAGaaactgatgaaaaattagTCCGCCGTGCCCAGGGATTGAAAGAAACTTTGGACTTTGTAAGTCGTCACGTTGGAGTCCAAGTTACGCAGGAAGAAGTCGCGCTTATTTACCAAAACTTGTACGCAGAGGTGGGACACGTTACCAGGGTTTGATATGATCGATGGAACTTCGACTAACTTTGTACTAACAATTTGTACGACCCATTTTTTAGTTCCAGGAAAACAAGGTATTACCGCAATGGACCAACGGCATATTTCCGGATGGAAAAATGAAGGACATTGCGTCATATGAATACGTTATCCAAAACTATAACAAGTCCCTCATTCGACTGGGAACAGGTATGAGGGTTCGAACGATGAGCTTCTCGACTTGACGTATTTGAACACATGTATCTATATCATATGTTTTCGTAGGTCGTATGATCGGGGAGTGGATGAAgaatattgataattttttgaacgGCACAGAGAGTGGTAATCCCAAGGCCATTTTCTACGGAGCACATGAGCTTAACATTGGAGGGATTCTGGTTGTACTCGGAGTATTTGAGTCGCACATTCCATTCTACACTAGCGCAATTATCCTCGAGCTTTCCAAAGTCAATAACGAATATTTCGTCAAGGTACAGTGGAACTTTCGGTAGAGTTCAGCTTttgcacctttttttttgtcaagctGCAATCAATATAATTTCTCCTCAGCTAGTCGCTAAGAAGTCGTGATTTGCAAACggtcgtttcattttttcatcacctttTGTATTTCAGTTCTTGTACAGGAACAACGGCGTTCTTCGGGAATTGTTGATACCAGGGTGCAGCAGCGCCAATTGCTCGCTTCAAACATTCCGTGAATTGGTTGCTGATTTTATTAGTATTGATGATCCTGTGGCCCAATGCAAAGGAACTAAGGTCCTATCATAATGCAGCAATTTGACCAGTTGCGCATCGGAAAGTACAATTGATTTCACAAAAACAACATCAGCGTTGTAATCTCATTACCTCATTGAGTTTTCTACACAGTTACGTAATTCCATTATTGCATCCACGATCAGTAATCCACAATCATGTGCAACGTAATCGTTACAAGATGTTACTCCAATGATTCGCcgctgattaaaaaaaaaaaaaaaaaaaacgaaaaaacaattgCACTTGATTTGTGAGAGAATGTTTTTCAGCGACTACCAAACTATTCACCATGGAATTTTTCCGCCAATTCTCGAACCTCACGTGTGAAGTCAATCTATCGGTCCCACACAATTTACAGCCCAGCCGGTGTGAGTGGCAGTATGTTGTGTAAAGGTACACCACTGAAATTTTGGTGAAGTAGATTTGAATTGCATAACACGTGGGTTACGTGACAAAAATGGGTTGCAGATCAGGAAGGAGATTAAGATGCCGAgtaattttatattaaaatggAAAACATATGGATGACAGAACAATCTTCGACTATTGAATGCCTCTTCGTCCCCTCGTCAATTGTAGTATACTTGGTCATCGGTGAAACCACGGAATACGCTTGGAGTGAGTCGCCTGTAATGACAGTCAAGTTCCTCCTGTGACGGTATAATTTCTCGAGTTAGCTCTAAGTACTTCTCAATTGGGCAGATGGATCTACAGCCAGGTAACCGAAGCGTTTTCAGCTGCTCCGTTACTCCAGTCCACAGCATCATCTTAGAGAAGAAAGATACTTTACGATGGTGAATGGACCATCGAGTAATCTCGATAGAAATGGAACTATGAGAGAGCTTTGGCAATTAGAGCGTTGAAAGGACAAATTTTACCCTTATGAAACGCTTTCCACTTTTGTTCTGGAGCAGTTCGACCATGACTGCAGTACCGAAGAGCGGAATTTTGGGTTCGAGGATTCCATGAGCTTTGAGAAAAGCAGAAACGGTGATTTCGTGGCCACTGTAAAGGTAAATCTTCCGTGGTTTTTCTTGCGTTCTATCGAGCCTCATGTtgtcgatgaattttttcaccaacggTCCGCTTTCCAGCCTCTTAATCTCCGGCGTGTAACTCCTCATATGGTAGTAGAGGACAGCGAGCTCGCTCATGTGGTCGAAGACAGCTTGCGTACACCATTCGGGCCAAGTTAAGTTCATTCCTTTCTGCACGAGTAAGAGAATCTGGTTAATCCCAGTTACGTATAGCTCACATCCGATTGGTCAGCTGGCATTCTTACCTGTGCAGCCAGAAGACCTTGGATCTCGTAAATCGGTACCGGATCCGTAATATTGAGGCCAGTTTTTTCCGAAAGGAACTCGAAAAAGTTTTTGTGTATTGCGAACTGCTCCTGGAAGTGTGGAAGTCGTTCTATACGAGAATACGCCTCCTGGAATCTAAAGCAGTTACGTATTATCTCGTTTAATGTCAAAGGCTGATATTTGGGGACAGTTGATACATTATACCAACTTTGGACACTGGTGGGCCCGGAACAGGATGTCGATACTTTGCGGTACGGAGTGAATGGGGATAGGCATCCAGGGCAAATCGGGATTCCAGACTTGATTTGCTGAAGGGGGAAAAAGGGCGGCCAGAACCAGCTGAAGGGACATCTTTGTACGATCGAAGTTTGAGCTGAGGGCGTAAACATCACTGTGTACATAGGTAGGGCCCAGCAAGTCTTTGTACCGATCTTTCAGCACCATTCCCATCTGGTACTCCCGCATCTTTCCAGTCTTTAAACACAAAGTAATTTTCTTGGCGCAAGTCATATTTGCCTCATGCTTAAGAGAAGTACGGTGAAGCTTGCGATAATTTCAACGTATTTCACAAGTTTCTTCAGGCTCTTAGTAATCGGCTTTGCAACATACGTTTGTCAACTGGCCAAGGCCCCACTCATCATAGGTGGAGATATCGTAGATGTCGTTTGGGTACAGCTCTTTAGAAAGTGGAGTTCTCTCCCCATGTCTGAATAGCTGAGAAAGGAATAAATACAGGACTTAGTATcagaaatgattttcaatctTCGAGAATGATTATATCAAAAATACCCAACATAGAATTAATCGATTTGAGCTTTGTCACTCAATGAAAGTACAACCGATCGAAcgatattttatcaaatgCAATGCATttatgcgaattttttttttcatcttgaaTTGAAAAAGGAAGACAGAAGAATAatcatatatatcatatacaaTAGTATGGTCAACATTTTACTCACCACTTGCACCTGGGTCACTTTTACTTTGGCCCAATTTGGCGTGATGATGGAAAGCACGGCCAGAGCGATGACGGCAATGATATTTCCTCCCATTCTGAGAATCTGAAGTATCATTGAATGGTTCTTTATATAATCACCGATGGCTGGTCGATACAGGCTCGCTGTTATCTGGCATCTGACCAAACGCTTCTATAAAGTCTCAACCGTTCCATAGTTAGTGCTATCTGGTCGAGGTTATCGAAGTTCACATGTTCAGGGATCACAATGATTTGGAAAATTACTTCGAGCCGTCGTCAGCTCATTTCTAGTTTGGAATTTGATTTCTAGTTTATCGTAACATAGACGTGGTCGATGcaaatgtaagaaaataagTAATTAGGAGACAGTAAGCCTACTAAAAATGTCAAACATTATTTGAAGCTTACCTTTTTCTTCGCCCTAGTTTTATTTGAACTTTGACAAGTGTTCGAATGCAGATCTCTCTATTATTCTGAATAGGAACTGTCTATTCATATACTTATCACGCTGCTGGAATGCTTATGAAACGTTCGCGTGGctcgttttttattcgttgTCCACTGCAGCGATTAATGATCGTTCTTACCCGCGTGGAAATAATATATATGCGAAAAATGTATGAGCACGCGGCGTATATTTGCTTTGCGCTTTATATGTGTGATGtatgctatatatatatatatatatattatattatacatgtacttGCATGTATGTGATAATAAAGTACATCGCTAACAATATATTGCGCATAAATTCGATACGAAACTGATACGTGGTCAGCACGCAAATTAGCAAACGCGTGATTATGCAAATACTCTCGACTTTATCGTTCGGAgtttgtgagattttttcaattcgcgAACAATGACTGAGTAATTTTGTGTactatataattttaaatatttaaactaCACACAAATATTTATCAGCATTGTAAACAGACATGAAAATGGCTGTACAAGATCACGATAACAAGCCGGTGTCGGTGCAGCACCGTAAATCATTACCCGCATCTCATTATCATCTCTCGTTACTGGTTTTAAATGTACCCGCAACTTATCAATTTGAATCGTAGTCGTTCGAAAAGTACCGagtttggccaaccgtcttTCGGAACTCGACCGAACAGCATGCACACAGATTCCGTGATCTGCTCAGGAAGTGTCCTTGCGTAATTTTGGAACGTCCCCCTATGCGATGCACAGCCGGTGGCGAGAATACATTTCTATTTCTGGAACTAGTCGGTTCGAAGGTTTTACTGCATCAGGTTGCGTGCCGAAGAGCCCTGAAGAAAATCCGACCAGTAGTTGGAatcagtttttcaaatgatttacCATTGGAACGTTTATTTATTGACCCTGGCCATAGTGCCTGTCGTTTTTTGCTTGGATCTGAAATTGGTGCAAACGGTAAGTGTCCCACGATGCGGCAAAATGATCCTTGTCCATAAAGGTTTTACCGGTGTGTTTTACTTTCAGCTGTGCAGACACGGCGACCGCGCGCCTCTTGAAAACAACGCTAAGTGGTACCCAACGGATCCTTACATCGATGAAAAGTATGAACCAGTGGGACACGGCGGATTGACGGTGGTGAGTATGGTGTCATTTATCGTTTTTCGAATATCTCGGATGCCGTTGTTTCCAACAGGAGGGTCGTAACCGGTCCTTCGCTTTGGGTCAGTTCTTTcgacgaaaatattttcaacaattgaaCCTATCCGAGTACTCGGAGAGCCTGTTCATGGCCCGTTCATCGAGCTTAGAGCGATGTCTGCTGTCAGCGCAAGCTGCTTTGCTCGCTTTGTTTCCGGGCAGTAAATCGATTCCGATTCAtcatcaaatattttcagaggATCTGCTTTTTCTAGGAGTTTTTATTTGTCCGGCAGCTGGGTAAGATTGGTCACTGCACGAATATACTGAGCTGGTTCTAGCAAACATAAGCAGCAAAACCTTTCTTGCAGCGCTGACAAGGCTCTGGCCGATAGAACACTTCAGAAATTAGATGGATTTGGAAATTGGACTTATCTGCGGGAATACATTAGCCAATATTTGGGTCTCAACGCGACCAGATATCACGCTCTCTTCCTTTTCGACACGCTGAGGGCTCAGGTAAAACGAATCATGTCCAAAACAGCTGACATTTGCTATCGGTAAATGTGACTGACCTGCAAAGAATTGAAACATTATTTTAAGTTTCTGGTCTGTCCTTGTCGTTAAGTGAATAAATTCGTACTTCGAAATGGTTTGCAATAGTTGTTATGAGTGCTTGTCTTCAGAGCTTAATGGGACTGCAACTGCCTATCTGGACGAGAAAGATGTACCAATCCGGTGAGCTTGAAACAGCTGCCGCCTACGAATACCTTTTGCAAAGCTACACTTTGAGGCTTAAAAGGATAAATGGAGGTAGGTAGTGAATCGcgttctttccttctttcctctACTGAAATATTGAAAGTAAAGAAACTCACCCTTACCGGTCGGAGATCCATCTCCGAACTGGCTGCTGCACAATTTTCTCATCCTTTAAAGTTCCGCATTCAACGCATATAGAACAGTCCCATCCTCTTACCGATTGACTCCCACGTTCACAGGCATGTGGATCAGAGAGTTCATTAAAAATATGGATGACGTGGCAAGTGAAAGGAACTCGTCCAAGATGCTCCTTTATATGGGTCACGAGGTCAATATAGCAGGTCTTCTTAGCGCGCTGGATAAGTTTTACCTCCACGTGCCGAAGTTCAGCAGCTGTGTTATTGCCGAGTTACACAAGGACCCTCGGAACGATCAGCACTACGTGAGAGTGAGTACATTGCGATGTAACTTGAAATCCGGTGTTCTCTATAACTCATCGTAGGTCCATGCTCTTCGGTACTTTCATACCGTTCGGTTGACTCCTCCACCATGTTGTTTTAGCTGTTCTACAAAAAATCCGAGGAACTTGAAGAGCTTCCCATATCAGGGTGTTCGATACCCTGTTCGTTGGTACATTTCAAAACTCTGACCAGGCACCTCACCCTGAGAGATCCCTCACTAGAATGCGGATGGAACACACCGTAAATTGATCTTGAGTAATTTTACGTCAACAATTTGTACGACTTGATTTTTAGATTAGTTGAAGGCAAATTGAGGGAATTTGTCAACTATGCGtaaattgttgatttttcgttaaagATCCGTGATTTGTGGATGGTCTACCGTTGTTTCTTCATCTTTCGTGTATCAGATCTTTCACAGAAATAAAGTTGTTCCTTGGGAGTTACGGATACTAGGCTGCAGCAGTATTATccgttataaaaatatgatatgacCGATGATCCTGTGGCTCGATGCAGAGAAAAATTCCAGGATGGGAGGAACTAGGCTAAAATTTAGAGAGTTACCGTTTTGTGTTGATGAATTTatgaaagtaattttgaaGCGAAAACTTTATCAGCACGGGGGTGATTTGAAACTCGATGAGGCGAAATGAAACGACTATAGATGTAACGAAATGAAACTACTATCGATGAAAGGGATAATTATTCTACTCCTGATACTGCATTCTCCTCATTCTCTCGCAGTTTACTATATGAAGGTTTCACTTCTACCACGTGTGAACTGCgcgcatgtttttttttttataacggttatgaaacaattgtactataaataaaaatttcataccaaGCAAACGTCTTCTTTACattcattataatataaatattattgaaaaatgtttcattatCTCTTTTTCTTATCTTGCACAGAATATGGCTGTTAGTTATTTTAGCTCcaatttgtttactttttttctatacTGTCTATTTGATTCTTTCTTTGACATTGTTTCAGCTCTTTTACAAAAGTCAGACCAACTCGAAGAGCTTTGTATTTACTGTGTTCAATACCTTGTTCGTTggtagatttaaaaaatctaatcAAACACCTCACCCCGAAggatttttattatcttcaATTAAACTTACAATAAATGCAATCTGTAACAAGTAAGCCCTTAGGAAggaaagtattgaaaaaacatttcatcgcgaacaaattttcaaatttttccacgGGTTATCATCTACAAATAATCATCCACTGTACCctgattataaatttattattgttgctTGTGTGCGCCTTATTGTTTGCAGCACACAACCGGCGTCGATAATCCGGGTTGCCTCAACTCTGGCGCTTTGCAATGCAATTATTATTTGCACTGTAGAAAACGATTCTGTTTGTTAAATATAGAGATGAATTTGGGAAATCGGGTAATATTGTGAACAGCGTTAGGACGATTTTCACTTCTAGTAATAAGTAACAGCAACGCTTGTTAAGAATATCGTGGTGCATTTCTTTTCAGGTAAAAGATAACAAGAAGTTATACAATTGCAGGTTGTTAGAGTGTGCAGAGACGCATATATATGCACTGCCAGAGAAGGTAACTCGTTATAAAAGTTTAGCGTCGCGAACTGGTATTGCGTCTGAATGATGTCGAGTGGGGTGTCGAAGGGGGGAAAAAGCTCTTAGAAAATATCGACGCTTTTTCCGCGATTCTGAGTCTGACGTTGATGTCTTATTATCGGTATCTTATTGGCCGTATCGTGACTTTTTCAGCTATCTGTCTCATTGTTGGATACATGTTACTTCGCATTCCTTAATGCCCGTACATATATATCAACGGAAATGGACGATAAGTGAATAAAATGTgtcagagaaaatttttaaatcaggAAAATATAATCAAAACTTTGGGAAAAGTATCGCGTTTCGTTTACGTTTAATCAGTCAGTGACTTCGTAGATTGAAATATGCGTAATACGAGTATAACGGATGACGTATTAAAAAGCGAGTCCAATCGCAAAGGTATTCAACGTTCTGACAAATCTAATTCCGTGTACGATACGAAGCGCGTTGCGAAAAGGAAAATTCGGTTTGAATTCCCTTTCGACGTAAATTAGTTTTGTGGATACTCTGTATACTTTATAGCATTGCTACATAGCGTTGGACAATTGGCGCTTTTCGAAAGCTAAATGGAATCGTTCAGCAGATCATTTTCCTGCGAAACTCCGATTTGTTATTAAATACTGGCGCAAGATTAACGTATTCGAAAGTAAACTAACGCAAACTTCGACGCTCCCGAAGAAGTCACTTTATTCGAGATTTCATATCTTGCAGCGGTGCTTGAAAAGAGGcttattttgcaaaatatttgcTCGGTCATAAGTTGATCTCAATTGCGGACAATTACAAAATTCCTAACGTCAAATCAGACGAACATAAGCGTAACCCTCGAGCATCTAGCAGTCGGTCAATTGGGATTAAAATAATCTTAAATATAAATGTTCAAGGAGAAAAAAGATCTTTAAGttatgaaaatcatttttctgcCTGTTAGTTTTTGTCAAATCTTatgaataaagtttttttttgtatcataATTGGCGATCTGTCGAATGCA from Neodiprion lecontei isolate iyNeoLeco1 chromosome 1, iyNeoLeco1.1, whole genome shotgun sequence includes these protein-coding regions:
- the LOC124292599 gene encoding venom acid phosphatase Acph-1-like isoform X1, whose translation is MTALVLLGFVSLASFFVDSSARELKMIQVMFRHGDRAPTTAVKEIYPLDPYANETWYPEGWGGLTNVGKRRAYELGLFLRSRYGDWLGNEYLNQTSQFRSSNVDRVIMSAQLLAAGLYPPHKIQRWDPMLNWQPIPVHLISDSKNILYSLKFTCPKYEAMRNELENTDEHLVRRAENFTDFFQFLSRHVGTKVGQQEANEIYEQLYAEMGEHVKLPEWTEEIFPNGKLRDVAGYDYVIQSYNKSMIQLNGGSYVQNAILPGVSAALIVTRVFSGQWIREWLENVDNYLNGSSLSGNQIGYFYGGHEYNLASILAALGVFKPHVPYYSSAVIFELSKIDDEHFVKVLYRNRGNLMKIHLPDCQSFHCPLDTFRELYSDVILDDPYTYC
- the LOC124292599 gene encoding prostatic acid phosphatase-like isoform X7, whose product is MTALVLLGFVSLASFFVDSSARELKMIQVMFRHGDRAPTTAVKEIYPLDPYANETWYPEGWGGLTNVGKRRAYELGLFLRSRYGDWLGNEYLNQTSQFRSSNVDRVIMSAQLLAAGLYPPHKIQRWDPMLNWQPIPVHLISDSKNILYSLKFTCPKYEAMRNELENTDEHLVRRAENFTDFFQFLSRHVGTKVGQQEANEIYEQLYAEMGEHVKLPEWTEEIFPNGKLRDVAGYDYVIQSYNKSMIQLNGGSYVQNAILPGVSAALIVTRVFSETRVMLL
- the LOC124292599 gene encoding venom acid phosphatase Acph-1-like isoform X5: MTALVLLGFVSLASFFVDSSARELKMIQVMFRHGDRAPTTAVKEIYPLDPYANETWYPEGWGGLTNVGKRRAYELGLFLRSRYGDWLGNEYLNQTSQFRSSNVDRVIMSAQLLAAGLYPPHKIQSLKFTCPKHVGTKVGQQEANEIYEQLYAEMGEHVKLPEWTEEIFPNGKLRDVAGYDYVIQSYNKSMIQLNGGSYVQNAILPGVSAALIVTRVFSGQWIREWLENVDNYLNGSSLSGNQIGYFYGGHEYNLASILAALGVFKPHVPYYSSAVIFELSKIDDEHFVKVLYRNRGNLMKIHLPDCQSFHCPLDTFRELYSDVILDDPYTYC
- the LOC124292599 gene encoding venom acid phosphatase Acph-1-like isoform X6, whose protein sequence is MTALVLLGFVSLASFFVDSSARELKMIQVMFRHGDRAPTTAVKEIYPLDPYANETWYPEGWGGLTNVGKRRAYELGLFLRSRYGDWLGNEYLNQTSQFRSSNVDRVIMSAQLLAAGLYPPHKIQRHVGTKVGQQEANEIYEQLYAEMGEHVKLPEWTEEIFPNGKLRDVAGYDYVIQSYNKSMIQLNGGSYVQNAILPGVSAALIVTRVFSGQWIREWLENVDNYLNGSSLSGNQIGYFYGGHEYNLASILAALGVFKPHVPYYSSAVIFELSKIDDEHFVKVLYRNRGNLMKIHLPDCQSFHCPLDTFRELYSDVILDDPYTYC
- the LOC124292599 gene encoding venom acid phosphatase Acph-1-like isoform X4, which produces MTALVLLGFVSLASFFVDSSARELKMIQVMFRHGDRAPTTAVKEIYPLDPYANETWYPEGWGGLTNVGKRRAYELGLFLRSRYGDWLGNEYLNQTSQFRSSNVDRVIMSAQLLAAGLYPPHKIQRWDPMLNWQPIPVHLISDSKNILYSLKFTCPKHVGTKVGQQEANEIYEQLYAEMGEHVKLPEWTEEIFPNGKLRDVAGYDYVIQSYNKSMIQLNGGSYVQNAILPGVSAALIVTRVFSGQWIREWLENVDNYLNGSSLSGNQIGYFYGGHEYNLASILAALGVFKPHVPYYSSAVIFELSKIDDEHFVKVLYRNRGNLMKIHLPDCQSFHCPLDTFRELYSDVILDDPYTYC
- the LOC124292599 gene encoding venom acid phosphatase Acph-1-like isoform X3, with the protein product MTALVLLGFVSLASFFVDSSARELKMIQVMFRHGDRAPTTAVKEIYPLDPYANETWYPEGWGGLTNVGKRRAYELGLFLRSRYGDWLGNEYLNQTSQFRSSNVDRVIMSAQLLAAGLYPPHKIQSLKFTCPKYEAMRNELENTDEHLVRRAENFTDFFQFLSRHVGTKVGQQEANEIYEQLYAEMGEHVKLPEWTEEIFPNGKLRDVAGYDYVIQSYNKSMIQLNGGSYVQNAILPGVSAALIVTRVFSGQWIREWLENVDNYLNGSSLSGNQIGYFYGGHEYNLASILAALGVFKPHVPYYSSAVIFELSKIDDEHFVKVLYRNRGNLMKIHLPDCQSFHCPLDTFRELYSDVILDDPYTYC
- the LOC124292599 gene encoding venom acid phosphatase Acph-1-like isoform X2 yields the protein MTALVLLGFVSLASFFVDSSARELKMIQVMFRHGDRAPTTAVKEIYPLDPYANETWYPEGWGGLTNVGKRRAYELGLFLRSRYGDWLGNEYLNQTSQFRSSNVDRVIMSAQLLAAGLYPPHKIQRWDPMLNWQPIPVHLISDSKNILYSLKFTCPKYEAMRNELENTDEHLVRRAENFTDFFQFLSRHVGTKVGQQEANEIYEQLYAEMGEHVKLPEWTEEIFPNGKLRDVAGYDYVIQSYNKSMIQLNGGQWIREWLENVDNYLNGSSLSGNQIGYFYGGHEYNLASILAALGVFKPHVPYYSSAVIFELSKIDDEHFVKVLYRNRGNLMKIHLPDCQSFHCPLDTFRELYSDVILDDPYTYC